The Curtobacterium herbarum genome contains the following window.
CGGCGAGTGGACGACGCGGTGGGGCGTCTGGCTGATCGGCATCGCCGCACTCGTCGACCTCGTCTGGATCACCGAGAGCCTGGCGGCCGGTGCGGTGCGGCTGTTCGTCGACCGCGAGTTCGCCATGGCCGGCATCGTCGACCCGCTGTGGGAAGTGGCCGTCGTGTCGATGGCCAGCCTGACCGCAGCCGGGGTCGTGTTCGCGGCCGCCCGCCCGGTCGTGGTGCCGGTCTGGCGTCGCCTGCTGCTGCTGGTCAGCCTGCCGATCACCGACCGGGCGATGGAGGCGCACCCCGAGTTCAGCGTCTACCCGCGGAGCGTCCGTCGTGCGCATGCGTTCCGGAGCCGCGGCGAAGAGGCCGAGGTCGCGCTCTACCAGCGCTGGGCGGAGCTCGAGGACAACATCCGCCTGCGCCAGTTCCGGCCCCGCTGGCACGAGCGCGGCGTCATCCGCCTGATGGGCGTCGCCGCCACGACCGGCGTCACCGACTCGCTGATCGACGACCTCAGCCTGCCGGACGACGAGCACACCGCACGAGACCCGGAACGGATCGAGTCCACCCCATGAGTCACGAGAAGCTCACCGAGGCGCAGCAGACCCAGCGCGCCGAGCTCGCCCGCAAGCTGCACCTGCTGTGCAGCACGATCACCGCGCCCGACGGCGGCGCGGTGACGTACCCGAAGATCCGCGACTGGCTGGCGGACCGGGACGTCAAGCTCAGCCGGTCCCGGTGGGAGTACATGCGCCTGGGCAACCGCTACGTCGTCGACGACGAGCGGCTGCTGCGTGCGATCGCGGAGTACTTCGAGATCGACCCGACGTACCTGACCGGTCCGGAGAGCCAGCTCACGGAGACGATCGACGCCGCGCTGCGGTTCACGCTCGCGGAGCGGACCAGCCCGGTCAGTCTCTACGCGGCGCGGACACTCAACCAGGACGTGACTGCTGAGCACCTGGACCGCCTGACGGCGCTCCTGCGGGAGATCGAGGAGGCGCGCGGCCGGTCCTGAGACGCCGATCGGCCCCGTCGTGGGCACGGCGAGCTGCGGACACGGACGGGCGGGCGCCGACAGGCCGGTCGTGGGCACGGCCCGACGGAGAGGCGCCGACGGACGGGCGCGCTCGTGCCGGAAGGGCGGGGCGGGCCGGTCGTCGCGTCGTTCGCGCGATCGGGCTGACGATGCAGCCCGATCACCCGACCCCCTCAACCACGCTCGGACGACCGGTCGCCCCGTAACACCCCCCGTGCTACGCCTGAAGCGTAGCGGCTCCTGGCGAACAGGGCAATACGCATCATGCGTAGCGATGTGGTTCGGGCCGGGCCGTCTCAGGAGGTGAGGGCGGTGGCCTCGGCGACCAGTGCCTCCAGGACGACCCGGACCGCGGGACGGACCGCACGGTCGGGGCGGACGAGGGCCTCGATCCGCCGCCCGGCGCGCACGTCGGCCAGGGTCGCCAGTCGGAACCGGCCGGGCGCCCGCGTCCGCGAGGTGTACCGCGGCACGAGTGCGATGCCGTGCCCGGCCGCCACCAGGTTCTCGATCACGGGCAGGTGGATCGTGCGGAAGGCCACCTCGGGTGGCGCGTCCGTCGCCGCCGCCACGGCGGTGAGCACCCGGTCGATCGGGTAGTCCTCCGGGACACCGATCCAGGTCGCGCCGACGACGTCCTCGATGCCGACGCGCTGCCGGTCCGCCAGCGGGTGGTCGAGCGGCAGGGCGACGTCGAGCGGTTCCCGGAGCAGCGGGACGGTCTCGACGCTCCGACGGTCGGCGCCCCGGGCACCGTCCGACCGGTGGCCGATCACGACGTCGTGGTCGGCGGTGAGCGGGGCGAACTCGCCCTCGCTGACGTCGACGTCGGAGAGCTGCAGCGCGATCCCGGGGTGCGCGCGCATCCGTGTGAGCAGGCCCGGCAGTAGCAGTTCGGCGGCGGATGGGAACACCGCCAGGTCGACCGTGCCGGTGGCCCCGTCGAGATGCTCGCGCCACGCTGACTCGACGGTCGCCAACGCGGTGGCGACGCCGGTGGCGAGCCCGGCGAGGACCCGGCCGTGCTCGGTGAGCCGGACGCCGCGGCCGACGCGTTCGACGAGCGGGACCCCGGCCTGCCGCTGGAGGGTCCGGAGCTGCTGGGACACGGCGCTCGGCGTCCGGTGCGTGGCCGTCGCGACCGCGGTGACGCTGCCCCGTTCGGCGAGTTCGCGGAGGACCGGCAGCAGGGCGATGTCGAAGCCAACCATGCAGGAACCCTACAACGACGCTGTCGGAACGTTCGCTGGTGCTACCGCGTCCGGTGCGGGACGATCATCCGGTGCTGCTCCGCGACCGCATCCTGGCCCTCGTCGCCGCCGTCGCCTGGGGCCTGAACTTCCCCGCGACGGCGATCGCGCTCGAGCACTACCCACCGTTCCTGCTCGCCGCGCTCCGGTTCACCCTGCTCGCCGTCCCGACGCTGCTCTTCGTGCCGCGGCCGCCGATCCCGTTCCGCTGGATCGTGCTGGTCGGCGCGACGCTCGGGGTGCTGCAGTTCGCGTTCCTCTACCTGGGGATGGCAGCCGGCATGCCCTCGGGCCTGGCGTCGCTCGTCGTGCAGGCCTCGGCGCCGTTCACCGT
Protein-coding sequences here:
- a CDS encoding LysR family transcriptional regulator; the encoded protein is MVGFDIALLPVLRELAERGSVTAVATATHRTPSAVSQQLRTLQRQAGVPLVERVGRGVRLTEHGRVLAGLATGVATALATVESAWREHLDGATGTVDLAVFPSAAELLLPGLLTRMRAHPGIALQLSDVDVSEGEFAPLTADHDVVIGHRSDGARGADRRSVETVPLLREPLDVALPLDHPLADRQRVGIEDVVGATWIGVPEDYPIDRVLTAVAAATDAPPEVAFRTIHLPVIENLVAAGHGIALVPRYTSRTRAPGRFRLATLADVRAGRRIEALVRPDRAVRPAVRVVLEALVAEATALTS